The sequence CAAAACGGTCGAGAGTATCACTTTCTGTCGCGCGATGAATTTGAAGAGAAATTGCGTCAAGGTGAATTCATTGAGCACTCAAAGCACTTCGACAATTACTACGGCACACTAAAATCAGTTGCTGACAGTGTGCTCACGAGCGGTAAGCATTTGCTGTTAGATTTGGACGTCAATGGTTCGATGAATGTCAAAAAGCTGTATGGGGAGCGTGCCTTACTAATTTTTATCAAGCCACCGAGTTTGGAGGTGCTGCGTGAGCGTCTGCTCAGTCGACGCACAGAGACACCTGAGGCAATTCAACGTCGATTAGAACGTGCAGAGTATGAACTCTCGTTTTCGAATCAGTTTGATGCGGTGGTCGTCAATGATTCACTTCAAACAGCAATTGACGAAGTGAAGGCTTTAATTAGCCGTTTTCTTGACTCATAACTTA is a genomic window of [Chlorobium] sp. 445 containing:
- a CDS encoding guanylate kinase, producing MTAASESESATHVSSSVASEQPKGKLIVFAAPSGTGKSTIAKAVLAAFPNLVFSVSATTRPMREGEQNGREYHFLSRDEFEEKLRQGEFIEHSKHFDNYYGTLKSVADSVLTSGKHLLLDLDVNGSMNVKKLYGERALLIFIKPPSLEVLRERLLSRRTETPEAIQRRLERAEYELSFSNQFDAVVVNDSLQTAIDEVKALISRFLDS